In Dysidea avara chromosome 6, odDysAvar1.4, whole genome shotgun sequence, the genomic stretch aattaattacaTTGCAAACACACATCCAAATATGGTATACAAACAACAATGTGATGTATACAAATCATTACAAtattatgtagtgtagtgttgtacAAGATGGTAACTATAACAACCAGAATAAATTACACATAAAGGTAACCTAGCTACAAAATTGGAATATTATAACtaaacaataaacaaaaataaaatgaaataacTACTAATACAATTATCATCAAAACACAACAGTGTTAGTGTTACACTACTAGTGTATAGTTTACATAGTCACTTCACTTCCTGTAAAATATAAACATATTATTGTTATAAGGTCAGTAGTTGGTAAAGATCTGAATCCTTTTGTTGTTGTGGTCACTAACATAGATGCTACCATTAGGACTAAGAGCTATGCCAACAGGACAACTAAACTGACCATTAGCAGATCCCTCAGATCCAAAGCAATGAATGAAGTTACCAACATGGTCAAAGACAGACACATGATGATTATCACTAACTAAGATGAAGCCATTCACATCAGTGGCAAGACTATATGGACCACTCAACTGACCCCTATTAGATCCTTGTGTACCAAACTTGCCTACATAATGACCAtcaagagtaaaagtgactatGCAGTAATTACCACCATCAGCAACAAGCAACTGATTATTGACATTAACTGCTACATCATAGGGACTACCTAACTGATCAGAACCAAAAGAGATGCAAAACTGACCATTGTACTGGAACACTGATATATGATGGTTACCATTATCAGCAACATATACCCTACCATTATGTGTTGTGATACCTAGTGGAGTGGTTAGTTGACCATCACCTGAACCACGACCTCCAAACTGTAACAAGTAGTTACCATTGACATCAAACTTCTGTACTCTGTAGTTACCACAATCAGCCACATACAAGTGATTGCCATTATCAAATGCAACACCACGAAGAGTGCTGAATTGACTATTATTACTACCACCGCTACCAACCTTCCTAACTAACTTATCCTGACCatcaaatacatacacacaattgtTGGAACAGTCAGTTACTGCCCATACTCCATTCCTACCAAATGCAACACCCCAGGGATTACCCATGCTACCATTATTATTCACTATCTTGTTAGGCAGGTTAAGTGCCTTGTAATTCCTAACCACAATGCTGTAGGGACTTCCCTTAATTTCTTGACCATTTATGGACACATGTAACTTTGCCTCTCCAACATTCTCACCTACTAAAGAAGCCACATAACTACCATCATTGTTATCCCTCACCTCCCCAACAGTCACATTGCCTGTAAATGATTTTAACTGGACAAATACCTTGTGACCTCCTATGGAACAATGATCTCCATTGCTATCCTTGGTGATGATGGTGACTTCTACCTTTTTACCTACAATGATGGATTGTGGAAGATCAGCTACCTCAGAACTACAGAGGTTTACAACAGCAGAGAAAGAACCAAATTGTGGAAAAGGATCTTTACTTAGTGTAAACTCCATTGAGGCTGATTGTACAGGATGTTTGTTCAGTTTCTTGTACTTCTCAGTTAGTTGCTGCATACCATCAATCACTTGCTTCTTTGCAGACAATGCTTCTTGGTCAGAGCTCTTCTCTAGAGCATCATTCAGTTCCTTCATGCTCACAAGTTCAGCTTGTGTTGAATCCACTTCATCAAGTTGTGTTGTAAGTGCCTTCTCTTTCTGTGACACTGTGTCACGTACTTGTTGCTTCACTTGATCTTTCTGCTTCATCAGCTCTTCAACTAGATAATCATAATGTTGATCAACTTGCTTGTTCACTTCATCACCTTGTTTTCTTATCTTCTTCACCATCTTGTTGATGTTATCATGTACACCAGACAGATCTTGGATCATTCCTTCTATTGGAGTGGTGACCTTCTTTAACTGAGACCGGTGCTTACTAGCCATCTTGTTCACAGTGTCATGACCATGGCCATTGTGATCTTTcattgtacaatacatacacaccagTTCATCACATGTCTCACAGTAGTGCTTCAGTTCATAATCATGTTCCTTACAAAGTGGGATCTTCACCTTAGCTTGGATGGCTGGTGTATCTTTGTTTGATCTCAGTTCAGTTAATGGTACAACACCATGGCTTCTTAGTTGCTTGTTGCGTTTGTGGAAGTCATTACAAGTACGGCACAGAAAAGAATTACAGTCAGGACAAAATGACACCACAGGATCATTCTCTTCACAGCTGTCACAATTGACTTTCTCTTCCCCAGCTACTTTCTTCTTCAGAATCAAATCATCAACTAGTCGGTTGATGAAGAAATTGGTAGCAAATTCCTTCACTCCTCCTGCAGGTACCTTAGCTTCCTTCCTGCACTCAGGACAGATGATCTTGGATTGTACCTGCATCTTCTCCAGACATCCTTCACAGTAGGAATGATAACAAGGCAGATACTTGGGGTTGTTGAACAGTTGATAACAAACTGGACAACTTAAATTATTTTGAGCTTTCTTCACCTCCACTGCAGACATTGTTCACTATAATGTGAAGAATAACAAAATATTATACACATGATAACAGTAAACAGATCACATACAGTAGCAACTCAAAtgatacaataattattctGTGGCTTTACTGTATTGTACTGCGTAATTCAGTGTACATGCAGT encodes the following:
- the LOC136259190 gene encoding tripartite motif-containing protein 2-like, which produces MSAVEVKKAQNNLSCPVCYQLFNNPKYLPCYHSYCEGCLEKMQVQSKIICPECRKEAKVPAGGVKEFATNFFINRLVDDLILKKKVAGEEKVNCDSCEENDPVVSFCPDCNSFLCRTCNDFHKRNKQLRSHGVVPLTELRSNKDTPAIQAKVKIPLCKEHDYELKHYCETCDELVCMYCTMKDHNGHGHDTVNKMASKHRSQLKKVTTPIEGMIQDLSGVHDNINKMVKKIRKQGDEVNKQVDQHYDYLVEELMKQKDQVKQQVRDTVSQKEKALTTQLDEVDSTQAELVSMKELNDALEKSSDQEALSAKKQVIDGMQQLTEKYKKLNKHPVQSASMEFTLSKDPFPQFGSFSAVVNLCSSEVADLPQSIIVGKKVEVTIITKDSNGDHCSIGGHKVFVQLKSFTGNVTVGEVRDNNDGSYVASLVGENVGEAKLHVSINGQEIKGSPYSIVVRNYKALNLPNKIVNNNGSMGNPWGVAFGRNGVWAVTDCSNNCVYVFDGQDKLVRKVGSGGSNNSQFSTLRGVAFDNGNHLYVADCGNYRVQKFDVNGNYLLQFGGRGSGDGQLTTPLGITTHNGRVYVADNGNHHISVFQYNGQFCISFGSDQLGSPYDVAVNVNNQLLVADGGNYCIVTFTLDGHYVGKFGTQGSNRGQLSGPYSLATDVNGFILVSDNHHVSVFDHVGNFIHCFGSEGSANGQFSCPVGIALSPNGSIYVSDHNNKRIQIFTNY